A genomic window from Thermococcus nautili includes:
- the trmBL2 gene encoding HTH-type transcriptional regulator TrmBL2 yields the protein MVKDRMVELLQEHFELNLYEARAYVALVGFGVLTPAELASVSEVPAPRTYDVLRSLEKKGFAISQPGKVNKYRPVHPENILEKFIEEWQERVKEELEAKKQAKEELLQLMKPLIETEIPKYGVERVWVVRGIRNATLKTREMFEDVKEQILLADDGYIAINLESDLLKAIDNGAKAKIIVTEPVLKRIEGSKILDYAKKGKLELRVLDKFDLPMLICDDEVFFALEDMAARYFNYETQVWIKDFRIKALFEAKFNEYWEKAKKV from the coding sequence ATGGTTAAGGACAGGATGGTGGAACTCCTTCAGGAGCACTTCGAGTTGAACCTCTACGAGGCTAGGGCGTACGTCGCCCTCGTCGGCTTCGGCGTTCTCACCCCTGCCGAGCTCGCCAGCGTCTCCGAGGTTCCCGCGCCGAGGACCTACGACGTCCTCAGGAGCCTCGAGAAGAAGGGCTTTGCCATTAGCCAGCCGGGCAAGGTCAACAAGTACAGGCCCGTTCACCCGGAGAACATCCTCGAGAAGTTCATCGAGGAGTGGCAGGAGCGCGTCAAGGAGGAGCTTGAGGCCAAGAAGCAGGCGAAGGAGGAGCTCCTTCAGCTCATGAAGCCCCTCATCGAGACCGAGATTCCGAAGTACGGTGTCGAGCGCGTTTGGGTTGTCAGGGGAATCAGAAACGCGACCCTCAAGACCAGGGAGATGTTTGAGGACGTTAAGGAGCAGATTCTCCTCGCCGACGACGGCTACATAGCCATCAACCTCGAGAGCGACCTCCTCAAGGCCATCGACAACGGCGCCAAGGCCAAGATAATCGTCACCGAGCCCGTACTCAAGAGGATTGAGGGCTCGAAGATTCTTGACTACGCCAAGAAGGGCAAGCTCGAGCTCAGGGTCCTCGACAAGTTCGACCTCCCGATGCTCATCTGCGACGACGAGGTCTTCTTCGCCCTCGAGGACATGGCCGCGCGCTACTTCAACTACGAGACCCAGGTCTGGATTAAGGACTTCAGGATTAAGGCCCTCTTCGAGGCCAAGTTCAACGAGTACTGGGAGAAGGCCAAGAAGGTCTGA
- a CDS encoding ArsR family transcriptional regulator, which produces MKNVKVLKALENGPKTVEEIAEETGIKPMEVRRYLLRFAESGKVESYQKDGKLYWKLKERDELEEEFKYV; this is translated from the coding sequence ATGAAGAACGTGAAGGTCCTTAAGGCCCTCGAAAACGGCCCGAAGACGGTTGAGGAGATAGCCGAAGAGACCGGCATCAAGCCGATGGAGGTAAGGCGCTACCTGCTCCGCTTCGCCGAGAGCGGAAAGGTCGAGAGCTACCAGAAGGACGGCAAGCTCTACTGGAAGCTGAAGGAGAGAGACGAGCTCGAAGAGGAGTTCAAGTACGTCTAA
- a CDS encoding Sjogren's syndrome/scleroderma autoantigen 1 family protein, which produces MSISDEEIRKIIMPLMLSGAKMLDRHCPKCGSPLFEKDGRVFCPVCEHRKKQMASEMKGVEERLMEKLTELANSMPDDIEELEKHLRVMELIINLLERYKALEGGE; this is translated from the coding sequence ATGTCGATTAGCGACGAGGAGATACGGAAGATAATCATGCCCCTGATGCTGTCCGGCGCGAAGATGCTCGACAGACACTGCCCCAAGTGTGGCTCCCCCCTCTTCGAGAAGGACGGCAGAGTTTTTTGTCCGGTCTGTGAGCACAGGAAGAAGCAGATGGCGAGCGAGATGAAAGGGGTTGAGGAGAGGCTCATGGAGAAGCTCACCGAGCTGGCGAACTCAATGCCCGACGACATCGAGGAGCTTGAGAAACACTTAAGGGTTATGGAGCTGATAATCAACCTGTTGGAAAGGTACAAGGCTCTGGAGGGAGGGGAATGA
- a CDS encoding arginase family protein, whose protein sequence is MVTFIPFGERPNREGVLYALQLLKRNKLIDDYVIVEASRVELLADRVPQDRAYIIGEHLATYGIIEKLQPKSLISVDAHTDLMHDYLDHGSWLAYALERRLIERAAVMAPVLMIPTTERTQLWTRRVKVFPATLRSRKVRGKWRAYKNFQTNSVEEIIGEAKKYLGEEIYLTVDMDVLRPEYRIARFQHGELTLEELLEILEAIKENFKIIAFDIAEISDRLRRSRLGKKAFFEVFQLLMG, encoded by the coding sequence ATGGTCACCTTCATCCCCTTCGGCGAGAGACCCAACAGGGAAGGCGTGCTCTACGCGCTCCAGCTTTTGAAGAGGAACAAGCTGATTGACGACTACGTCATCGTCGAAGCCAGCAGGGTCGAACTGCTCGCGGACAGGGTTCCCCAGGACAGGGCTTACATAATCGGTGAGCACCTCGCCACCTACGGTATAATAGAGAAGCTCCAGCCCAAATCTTTAATCAGCGTTGACGCCCACACCGATTTAATGCACGACTACCTCGACCACGGCTCATGGCTGGCTTACGCCCTCGAGCGAAGGCTAATCGAGAGGGCCGCTGTGATGGCCCCGGTTCTCATGATTCCAACGACCGAGCGAACCCAGCTCTGGACGAGGCGCGTCAAGGTCTTCCCGGCAACGCTAAGGAGCAGGAAAGTTCGCGGAAAGTGGAGGGCCTACAAGAACTTCCAGACGAACTCGGTCGAGGAGATAATAGGCGAAGCGAAGAAGTACCTCGGCGAGGAAATCTACCTGACCGTCGATATGGACGTTCTGAGGCCCGAGTACAGGATAGCCCGCTTCCAGCACGGGGAGCTGACGCTCGAGGAACTCCTTGAAATCCTTGAGGCAATAAAGGAGAACTTCAAAATAATCGCCTTCGACATAGCTGAGATTTCCGACAGGCTTAGACGCTCAAGGCTCGGAAAGAAGGCCTTCTTCGAGGTCTTTCAGCTCCTGATGGGGTGA
- the hxlAB gene encoding bifunctional 3-hexulose-6-phosphate synthase/6-phospho-3-hexuloisomerase produces the protein MILQVALDLTDIEQAISIAEKAARGGAHWLEVGTPLIKKEGMRAVELLKRRFPDRKIVADLKTMDTGALEVEMAARHGADVVSILGVADDKTIKDAVDVARRYGIRVMVDLIGVKDKVKRAKELEKMGVHYILVHTGIDEQAQGKSPLQDLEEVVKAVKVPVAVAGGLNLETIPKVIELGATIIIVGSAITKAKDPEKVTRQIIDLFWGEYMQTIRKAMKDIVEHIGNVADSLKLEQVRGFVDAMIGANKIFIYGAGRSGLVGKAFAMRLMHLDFNVYVVGETITPAFEQGDLLIAISGSGETTSIVDAAKIAKKEGGKVVAITSYANSTLGKLADVVVEIPGRAKTDIPTDYIARQMLTKYKWVAPMGTLFEDSTMVFLDGIIALLMATFQKTEKDMKKKHATLE, from the coding sequence ATGATACTCCAGGTCGCCCTTGATTTGACCGACATCGAGCAGGCCATCTCTATAGCTGAGAAGGCCGCTCGCGGTGGCGCTCACTGGCTTGAAGTCGGGACGCCACTCATCAAGAAGGAAGGCATGCGTGCCGTTGAGCTTCTCAAGAGACGCTTCCCGGACAGGAAGATTGTCGCCGACCTCAAGACGATGGACACCGGAGCTTTGGAAGTCGAGATGGCCGCGAGGCACGGAGCGGACGTCGTTTCTATTCTCGGTGTCGCGGACGACAAGACCATAAAGGACGCCGTTGACGTCGCGAGAAGGTACGGAATTAGGGTTATGGTTGACCTAATCGGCGTCAAGGATAAGGTCAAGCGCGCCAAAGAGCTCGAAAAGATGGGCGTTCACTACATACTCGTCCACACGGGTATAGACGAGCAGGCCCAGGGCAAGAGCCCCCTGCAGGACCTTGAGGAGGTCGTCAAGGCCGTTAAGGTTCCCGTCGCGGTCGCCGGCGGTCTGAACCTTGAAACGATTCCGAAGGTCATAGAGCTCGGCGCGACGATAATCATCGTCGGAAGCGCCATAACCAAGGCCAAGGACCCGGAGAAGGTCACGAGGCAGATAATCGACCTCTTCTGGGGCGAGTACATGCAGACCATCAGGAAGGCCATGAAGGACATCGTTGAGCACATAGGGAACGTTGCCGACAGCCTCAAGCTCGAGCAGGTTCGCGGCTTCGTTGATGCCATGATTGGGGCCAACAAGATATTCATCTACGGGGCAGGAAGGAGCGGGCTCGTCGGAAAGGCCTTCGCTATGAGACTAATGCACCTCGACTTCAACGTCTACGTCGTCGGTGAAACCATAACGCCCGCCTTCGAGCAGGGCGACCTGCTCATAGCCATCAGCGGTTCCGGTGAGACTACGAGCATAGTCGATGCTGCAAAGATAGCCAAGAAGGAGGGCGGAAAGGTCGTTGCCATAACCTCCTACGCTAACTCGACCCTCGGAAAGCTGGCAGACGTCGTCGTCGAGATTCCGGGAAGGGCAAAGACAGACATCCCGACCGACTACATAGCGCGCCAGATGCTCACCAAGTACAAGTGGGTCGCCCCGATGGGAACCCTATTCGAGGACTCGACGATGGTGTTCCTTGACGGTATCATAGCCCTTCTCATGGCGACCTTCCAGAAGACCGAAAAGGATATGAAGAAGAAGCACGCGACCCTTGAGTGA
- a CDS encoding TIGR02253 family HAD-type hydrolase — protein MKAVLFDVDGTLLTEMPLIQLFLPWVYDELAKRLGVTKEEARERFLNEIMARRDTYDWHDWNFFFRLFNVDLNYEELLRRYPHKLHVYPDVTPTLEWLRESGYRLGVVTSGPEYQRLKLELTGLDKYFDVIVTREDVKAIKPEPKIFLHALERLGVEPGEALYVGDSLSQDVYGAKHVGMRAVWINRDGSDGYHMADYEIRTLHELRKILG, from the coding sequence ATGAAGGCGGTTCTCTTTGACGTTGATGGAACCCTGCTCACGGAAATGCCACTTATTCAGCTCTTCCTCCCCTGGGTCTACGATGAGCTCGCGAAGAGGCTCGGGGTCACCAAGGAGGAAGCGAGGGAGCGGTTCCTCAACGAGATTATGGCAAGGAGGGACACCTACGACTGGCACGACTGGAACTTCTTCTTCCGGCTCTTCAACGTTGACCTCAACTACGAAGAGCTCCTGAGAAGGTATCCCCACAAGCTCCACGTTTACCCTGACGTTACACCAACGCTGGAGTGGCTGAGGGAGAGTGGATACCGCTTAGGAGTCGTCACGAGCGGGCCCGAGTACCAGAGGCTCAAGCTCGAACTTACCGGGCTCGATAAATACTTCGACGTAATCGTGACGCGGGAGGACGTGAAGGCAATAAAGCCCGAGCCGAAGATTTTTCTCCACGCCCTTGAAAGGCTCGGTGTTGAGCCCGGCGAGGCTCTCTACGTTGGCGACTCCCTCAGCCAGGACGTTTACGGGGCCAAGCACGTTGGAATGAGGGCCGTCTGGATTAACCGCGACGGCTCGGACGGCTATCACATGGCCGATTACGAGATTAGAACCCTCCACGAGCTTAGGAAGATACTGGGGTGA
- a CDS encoding DUF4392 domain-containing protein, whose protein sequence is MIAHLINTDVGGRGVGRLYLDYRRRDFNFLHNSAKLFLDNYGKVLIVTGFPIPPMNVPETDGPPGALALYRAVRELGGEAEILAQEEVINAMIPFQKALSLRFAGEPDVSSYDLVIFVETPGKAQDGNHYSMSGLPVVGETFDWVAEEAKEHGIPTIGIGDGGNEIGMGKVRDLVVRYVPHGENIASTIETDELILSAVSNWGAYGLIAQASLELGKNLLSGWEEAFVVRLLVESGLIDGVSKKREVSVDGIPIEVHVAFVKFLNGIVEFNLSKV, encoded by the coding sequence ATGATTGCCCACCTGATAAACACCGACGTCGGTGGCAGGGGCGTCGGAAGGCTCTATCTCGACTACAGGAGGAGGGACTTTAATTTTTTACATAATTCTGCAAAGCTGTTTTTAGATAATTATGGAAAAGTGCTAATCGTTACCGGCTTTCCAATTCCTCCAATGAACGTTCCGGAAACCGACGGTCCACCGGGGGCGCTGGCGCTGTACCGTGCCGTCAGGGAGCTCGGCGGGGAAGCTGAGATTCTCGCTCAGGAAGAGGTCATCAACGCGATGATTCCCTTCCAGAAGGCCCTTTCCCTGCGCTTTGCAGGGGAACCAGACGTCTCAAGCTACGACCTCGTAATCTTCGTCGAGACGCCCGGAAAGGCTCAGGACGGCAACCACTACTCCATGTCCGGCCTTCCGGTCGTTGGAGAAACCTTTGACTGGGTCGCGGAGGAGGCTAAAGAACATGGAATCCCGACGATTGGAATCGGCGACGGGGGCAACGAGATTGGTATGGGGAAGGTTCGGGATTTGGTGGTTCGCTACGTCCCGCACGGGGAGAATATAGCCTCTACAATCGAGACCGATGAGCTTATCCTCTCTGCTGTCTCTAACTGGGGGGCCTATGGTCTGATAGCCCAGGCCTCTCTGGAGCTCGGGAAGAACCTTCTCTCCGGCTGGGAGGAGGCCTTCGTCGTCAGGCTCCTCGTTGAGAGTGGCCTCATTGACGGCGTCAGCAAGAAAAGGGAAGTGAGCGTCGACGGGATTCCAATCGAGGTTCACGTTGCTTTCGTTAAGTTTCTGAACGGGATTGTCGAGTTCAATCTCTCTAAAGTTTGA